The Spirochaeta cellobiosiphila DSM 17781 DNA segment AAGATAGACATTACAGAAGCCGCTAAAATACTGCTCCAATCAACACCCATGTTACCAATGTAATTCTTGATAGCAATTTGGATGGTATAATTCTTTTGTTCACTTAAGACTAATAAGGGAAGAATATAGTCATTCCAACGCCACATAAAGCTGAAAATAGTCAAGGTAACAGCGCTTGAAGTACCTAAAGGCAGCATAACTCTAAAAAAGCTTTGGAACTCAGAACTACCATCAATACGTGCCGCCTCTACCAGAGAAATAGGAACTGACATATATTGCTGTCTGAACATAAAAATACCTGTAGTCGTTGTCACAACCGGAAGAATAACTCCCCAAATGTTGTTATAAAGACCTATAAAGCTAATAACAGATACCTGGGGTACTGTTAATGTCTCACCAGGAATAAGTGTTCCTAAAAGGAATATTCCAAATATATAGTTTGTGTACTTGATTTCATGTCTATAAATCGCAAGAGCATATCCACACATAGCACTAATGGCTAATGTAATTAAAGTACCAACAACAGCCAGGAATAAACTGTTAGCCATGTAGATAAAAAAATCTTCCTGTAAAACGTTTTGATAATGTTCTACCGTAAACTTTGAAGGAAACAAAGAGAGAGGGTAAGAAAAAAGTTCTCCAGATTGCTTAAAAGAACTAAAAAATAACCAAACAATTGGAAAAATAAAGGCCAATGCAACCAATACAGTTATAAGGGAAGG contains these protein-coding regions:
- a CDS encoding carbohydrate ABC transporter permease, which gives rise to MIQQVKLSKDKVIPSLITVLVALAFIFPIVWLFFSSFKQSGELFSYPLSLFPSKFTVEHYQNVLQEDFFIYMANSLFLAVVGTLITLAISAMCGYALAIYRHEIKYTNYIFGIFLLGTLIPGETLTVPQVSVISFIGLYNNIWGVILPVVTTTTGIFMFRQQYMSVPISLVEAARIDGSSEFQSFFRVMLPLGTSSAVTLTIFSFMWRWNDYILPLLVLSEQKNYTIQIAIKNYIGNMGVDWSSILAASVMSILPIIVLFIFLQRFIIGGLSSTGVKG